TTTCCGAAGGACGCATCGACGCCGATAGGGAGCGCGAGCGTCTGGATTGCGGACAGGAAGCCGCTCATTCATCCCTGATGATAATCTCAATCCGCCATCACGAAATGGCCAGCACCGACTTCGGTGTAATTGCGCACTGGCGGCACATAATCGGCGGGGCGGATGGGGCTGCGGATATCTTCATTGCTGAGGCTGCGCATGCGGTGGCGCTGGGCAGGATCGGCCACCGGCACGGCGGAAAGCAGCTTGCGCGTATAGGGGTGCTGCGGATTGGCAAAGATATCGGCGCGCGTGCCGATCTCGACGATCTCGCCTAGATACATCACCGCGACCCGGTGGCTGACGCGCTCAACCACAGCCATGTCATGCGAAATGAATAGATAGGAGAGGCGCAGGCTTTCCTGCAGTTCGAGCAACAGGTTCACCACCTGCGCCTTGACCGAAACGTCGAGCGCAGAAACGCTTTCGTCGGCCACGATCACACTGGGCTCCACCGCAAGGGCCCGGGCGATACAGATGCGCTGGCGCTGGCCACCCGAAAGCTGGTGCGGATAGCGGCTGGCCATGGCCGGCGACAAACCAACTCTCTCCAGCAGCGCTGAAACGCGCGCCGGTGCCTCGACCGCAGAGGTCAGCTTGTGCAGCAGCATCGGCTCGGCAATGGCGGCGCCCACTGTCATGCGCGGATTGAGGCTGGCAAAGGGATCCTGAAAAATCATCTGCATGCGCTGGCGGCGCGACCGCATATCGGCTTCGTCCAGCCCGGCAATTTCTTCGCCCTCGAGCTTGACCGAACCGGCGACAGGCGACACGAGCCGCAGGATGGAAAGGCCGGTGGTGGATTTGCCACATCCCGATTCCCCCACCAGCGAAAGGGTTTCCCCGCGCTGCAGCGAGAATGAAATGTTCTCCACCGCATGGACCCGACCGGACACGCGGCTCCAGATGCCCGAGCGGATGGAAAAATGCGTCGAGAGCTTACTGACTTCGAGAACCGGCGCGCCGTCGTGATCGACCGTATCGACGCTGGCGGCCGCCTCGCCCAGCTTGCCCGTCTTGGCGTCGGCAATGGCAAAGCGGCGCGGGCGCGGTTCGTTCTGCATGGATCCGAGCTTGGGCACGGCGGAGAGCAGGGCCTTGGTATAGGGCTGTTCGGGCGCCGCAAAGACGTCCGCCGTCAGCCGATCCTCGATGATTGCGCCGTGTCGCATCACCACGGTCCGATCGGCAATCTCGGCCACCACACCCATGTCATGGGTAATGAACAGCACCGACATGTCTTCCTCGGCCTGCAACTGCTTGATCAATTCGAGGATCTGAGCTTGGATCGTCACGTCAAGCGCCGTGGTCGGCTCATCGGCGATCAGCAATTCTGGGCCACAGGCCAGCGCCATGGCAATCATCACGCGCTGTCGCATGCCGCCGGAAAACTGATGCGCATGTTCGCCAAAGCGCCGCGCCGCGTCGGGAATCCGCACCCGGTCGAGTTGCCTGATCGCTTCTGCCTTGGCCGCAGCGCGCGTGATCTCGCGATGAGCCAAAAGGGCCTCAACGATCTGCTCACCCACGGGCATTACCGGATTGAGGCTCGTCATGGGCTCCTGGAAGATCATGCCGATCTGCTTGCCACGCACGGCGTTCATCTGCCCGTCTGAAAGGCCCAGCAATTCGCGGCCAGCCAGTTTGATACTGCCTTCGATTCGCGTCAGCGCCGGATTATGCAATTGCATGATGGACATGGCGGTAACGCTCTTGCCGGACCCCGACTCGCCAACCAGAGCAACCGTTTCGCGCGCGCCGACTGAAAAATCGATGCCATGCACGACTTCGACCCATTCCCCGCGGGTACGGAATGCAGTTTTCAGGCCGGAAATGGCGAGAACCGGTGCGTTCATGCTGTTGCTCCTCCCGCGGATGCCGATTGCCGGCCAGCAAGCTTTGGCCGGGCTGCACCCAGGCCAGCGACGCATATAGAGCCACGCTGGAGCCAATTGTCAAGTTGGCATTTACAAGTCAGATTTGGTGGATTTTTCTGACATATCCCTAAATTATCAATATGTTAATTGCCAATTCTACTCGTTTCATTCTGCGCCATGTGCGAAAGAAATTGACATGTTCACAGACGCGCTTACAAGCAAGTATGTTGAGACAGAAAGGTGCCATAGTGAAGTCCCCGCGCGTGGCCATCATCGCTGACGACCTGACCGGCGCGCTCGATGTCTGTGCGCCCTTCGCGCGTCGCGGCCTCCGCTGTCGCGTTGCCGTCAGCCCAAGCGGTCTCGCCGACGCCCTCGACCGCGGCGGCGACGTCATCTGCGTCAACACCGCAAGCCGTGAACTTGATGCCGAAGCGGCAAGCCGCATCGTGCGCCATGTTGCCAGTGAACTCGCTGGCTCCCGACCCGGCATCGTCTTCAAAAAGATCGACTCGCGCCTCAAGGGCCATGTCTCGGCCGAAACCGGCGCCTGCCAGGAGGTTTTTCGGCGCCCCCGGGTGCTGGTTGCCCCGGCCATACCGGCACAGGGACGCTTCGTGCAGGCTGGAATGATCGTCGGCAAGGGGGTGGCCGCGCCGATAGACGTCGCCGACAAGCTCGACGCCGGTCTCGATGCGACAATAGGCAATGGCACCACAAACCTCGATATGGAACATCTCGCAGGCCGGCATATGGACCAGGCCTTATTGGTTGGAGCCAGCGGCCTTGGCGAAGGCCTGGCCGCCGCATTGTCACCAGTTCCACCAGCTCAATTGCTGACTGCCACCCTGCCATTGCTCTTTGCCATCGGCTCGCACGATCCGGTCACGCGCGCACAGATCGACCGCCTCGGCGACATCGCCCACCAGATCGTCAGCTTGGACGGCCTTGTCTCCACCGTCGGTACGGCCGAACGCACACTCATTCGCGCTTCCAGCGATCCTGACGACCCGCAACACGGCGCCGTGCTGGCGCAATTCGGTCTGTCGATAGCTAATCTCTTGCAATCGGGCCGCTTCGCCAGCGCTCTGCTCTGTGGCGGCGAAACGGCGCAAACCGTGCTCAACGCTCTGGGCGTTCTCGAGCTCGAACTGGTCGGCGAGACCCTGCCCGGCATTGCATTGTCCCGCATCGAGCTGGCAGGACAAACATTGACGATATTGACGAAATCAGGCGGCTTCGGCACATCCGATGATCTGTGCCACATTGCACAAAGCGCTCGACGAGCCAGTCCTGGCATCGATCCCAACAGGGTGGGAATACCGGCATGACACAAACCAGCAGCACTTTTGACGATGAACCGCGCCACCGCACGCTTTTTGCTGATCGCGTCTATCAATTGCTGCAGACCCGGATTTCGAACGGCGAATACGCGTCTGACCAGAAGCTGCCGAGCGAGAAAGAGCTGTCGGACCAATTCGACGTATCACGCCCGATCATCCGCGAAGCGCTCGAGCGTCTGCGCCAGGAAGGCATGATCTATTCGCGCCAGGGCGCCGGCAGTTTTGTGCGCCTGCGCAGCGAGCCGCGCTCGCTGGGTTTTCCGCCGGTCGAGACTATCGCCGATATCCAGCGCTGCTATGAGTTTCGTCTTACCATCGAGCCTGAAGCCGCCTTCTACGCCGCCAAGCGCCGCAACGAGGCAGCTATCGAGAGCATCGGCAAGGTAGTGGATCTGCTCAGTTCCGCCACCGACCAGCAGC
This genomic stretch from Devosia sp. YIM 151766 harbors:
- a CDS encoding ABC transporter ATP-binding protein, encoding MNAPVLAISGLKTAFRTRGEWVEVVHGIDFSVGARETVALVGESGSGKSVTAMSIMQLHNPALTRIEGSIKLAGRELLGLSDGQMNAVRGKQIGMIFQEPMTSLNPVMPVGEQIVEALLAHREITRAAAKAEAIRQLDRVRIPDAARRFGEHAHQFSGGMRQRVMIAMALACGPELLIADEPTTALDVTIQAQILELIKQLQAEEDMSVLFITHDMGVVAEIADRTVVMRHGAIIEDRLTADVFAAPEQPYTKALLSAVPKLGSMQNEPRPRRFAIADAKTGKLGEAAASVDTVDHDGAPVLEVSKLSTHFSIRSGIWSRVSGRVHAVENISFSLQRGETLSLVGESGCGKSTTGLSILRLVSPVAGSVKLEGEEIAGLDEADMRSRRQRMQMIFQDPFASLNPRMTVGAAIAEPMLLHKLTSAVEAPARVSALLERVGLSPAMASRYPHQLSGGQRQRICIARALAVEPSVIVADESVSALDVSVKAQVVNLLLELQESLRLSYLFISHDMAVVERVSHRVAVMYLGEIVEIGTRADIFANPQHPYTRKLLSAVPVADPAQRHRMRSLSNEDIRSPIRPADYVPPVRNYTEVGAGHFVMAD
- a CDS encoding four-carbon acid sugar kinase family protein, which codes for MLIANSTRFILRHVRKKLTCSQTRLQASMLRQKGAIVKSPRVAIIADDLTGALDVCAPFARRGLRCRVAVSPSGLADALDRGGDVICVNTASRELDAEAASRIVRHVASELAGSRPGIVFKKIDSRLKGHVSAETGACQEVFRRPRVLVAPAIPAQGRFVQAGMIVGKGVAAPIDVADKLDAGLDATIGNGTTNLDMEHLAGRHMDQALLVGASGLGEGLAAALSPVPPAQLLTATLPLLFAIGSHDPVTRAQIDRLGDIAHQIVSLDGLVSTVGTAERTLIRASSDPDDPQHGAVLAQFGLSIANLLQSGRFASALLCGGETAQTVLNALGVLELELVGETLPGIALSRIELAGQTLTILTKSGGFGTSDDLCHIAQSARRASPGIDPNRVGIPA
- a CDS encoding FadR/GntR family transcriptional regulator, whose amino-acid sequence is MTQTSSTFDDEPRHRTLFADRVYQLLQTRISNGEYASDQKLPSEKELSDQFDVSRPIIREALERLRQEGMIYSRQGAGSFVRLRSEPRSLGFPPVETIADIQRCYEFRLTIEPEAAFYAAKRRNEAAIESIGKVVDLLSSATDQQRHREDADFAFHMAVAGASNNHYYSSAMQALRSHIAVGMKLHGLALMGPGRGLEKVLEEHRHIYECIRDGDAETARQHMRQHLEGSRNRLFEDRVLDLSL